From Salarias fasciatus chromosome 8, fSalaFa1.1, whole genome shotgun sequence:
tgtgtgtagtTCCCACAGAGCCGTGTTCTGAGCGTTGCAGTGTTCAGGGTCGTCCAGCTCTGGCAGGTAGAAGCCGCTGCCCTGAATCTCATTGtccaacaggaagtcacacTTTGGGAAggactgccacacacacacacgtaaacagTTTAACTTAAGAATATAGTCACCAATACACTCTCATACACGCACACAgacggacacacactcacatgcaggGCGGCCCGCGTGGCAGCCAGGATTCCCACGCTGGCGTCGGGCAGCAGGTGCAGGCTGAGCGTGCTGAGTCGTTTGACGAACGCCATCGCCCTCTGCAGGGTCACCTGCTTCTTGCGGCGGGTCAGCATGGTGTCCAGGCACCGCAGCACGATGATGACGTCATCATTGGAGGCCCCTGAGAGACAACAGAGAGGTCAGAgcgttaaaagaaaaagaagaagaagaagaagaagaaaaaaaaaaagcagcgagCATGCAGCGTCCTGGAGAGGCTGACCTGCGTGGAGGCGAGGCAACATCCTGTAGAGGTGCTGGTAGAAGGTCAGAGGGTCGATGTTCAGGACGTCGCCTGGTTCGAGCACAACCCCCGCCAAAATTAAGCTCCCAACATGCCCAACTTCCACAACAAAACGTGTCGGTAAAGAGGACGGCGCTCTGACCTTGTCCCGACAGGATGGTGAACACCGTCTGGATGCAGTGCAGACTCTCCTGATTGCTCAGATCCTGCAATCAAACCAGACTTTAACGGGCCGACCAATCAACAACCAGCACGCtgctgagggggcggggctgagggGGATACTCACTCCTGACTGGATGAGGTTTTGAAGCACATTGAGCAGATCATCGAAGAACTCCAGGTTGATGAGGTGAGCAAAACTGTGACAGAATAACCACAGCGTCATCAcagcgtgtgtgggtgtgtgtgtgcatagacATATTTatgtatagtgtgtgtgtgtgtgtgtgtgtgtcatacttGGCCAGCCCCTCCAGAACTGCAGGAAGTAGAGCTGATCTGTGAGCCTTCTTCAAGATGCGGAAGTACACCAGGAAGACCATGTTGAGCGTCTCTGTgtgctgaagagcagcaggagttCAGTCAGCAGTGAGCGCCGGCAGACAGGAAGGAATGCGGCAGAATCCAGGTCGAGACGGCCGAACTCACCAGTTTGAGTTTGTGCTCTTTGTTCTCTGAGGCTTCAGCTTCCAACAACTCTTTGTCCAACTTCTCCTCAGCCTTCTTCCACTgtaacacacagaaacacacactttaacacaccttcaaagcagagaaaacatcttcaaaaggcgtgtgtgtgtgtgtgtgtgtgtgtgtgtgtgtgtgtgtgtgtgtgtgtgtgtgtgtgtgtgtgtacctttctCTGCATCCTCGacaggttcttcttcttctcctgataGTTCATGAACTTCTTCGTTGGTTTTGTAGCTTCGATGTCTTTCTTCACTTCTCTGATCCTCAGACTGAGCAGCGTCTGCAGCACCTGTCGGGCGGAGACACATCACGCTAACGCGCCGCCCACGCCACTCTGGGTGCGTTTGATTCACCGCGTCAGGCCAGAAACTGTGCGGGTGCGTTTGATCTGTCACCTCGGGCCGGACGCTGTAGCTGAGGCTCTTGACGAGGCCGGAGATCACCCGGACGGTGGCCAGGGAGGCGGCGCCCAGCTTGTCCTGCACGAAGAGTTTCCTGAAGGCGTCACAACACATGTCGGacacctgaaacacagagacaccTGAATGCATCACCATTCCCAAAACCAGCTCCCAAAAACTTAAAGATGCCCATAAAAACACGACATTTTGTGTGAATTCCAAGAGGcggcgagggggggggcagCCGTGCCTCACCTGCCTGTCGGCGTCGTTCATGAGGGGCACGAGCAGCACGATGATGTTGTTGTGGAAGTTGAAGTGCggcagcgccagcagcagctcggtgaGGCAGCGCACGGCGACCGCCGCCAGACCGCCGTACGACTGCAGGTTGACCGCCTGACgccgcttcttcttctgctgcttccagtcTGGAGACGCCagggggcagagggagggggtcaCGGTgtgtttcaaaatgtgtgtgtgtgtgtgtgtgtctgagtgtgtgtgtacctttgaTGATCTGTTCGAGGTCTTCCAGGTAAAACTTGTACTGACTCACTAAAATTTCCTCGaactctctgagctgctgagtttcctttttcacctgaaatacAATTGGTGTACAAAACATCAGACTGCAGCTGGACGGAGACATGAGCTGTGCCAGACGGCGTCTCGGTACCTTGGTGGTCTTCTCGTCCTCCGTCAGCGGGCGGATCCTGTAGGTCGGCGCCACGTCTTTGAAGATCTCCATCAGAGAGACCATCACCAGCTTGCGGACGGTCACCGCCACGCTGGGGTCGGCCTCCATCAGCATCCCGCGCAGCTCCTTCACCCGCTTCACCTGCAGCGCCACGTCACGTCACGTCACGTTACCACGGCGACCTCTAAACTCAGGGCGTCTGACGGCAGCGAGCGAGGCTCTTACGTTACTGATGGGGTCGGAGATGACGGCTGATCCCAGAGCAGCGATGCGCAGCTTCTTCTCCTGGATCTTCTGAGCCCTGCgctgctccctctcctctgctgtcagcCCCTCCatgctctctgctgccccctctGGCCAGGAGGACATGTTATAGCCACGTGACACGCCCACTTCGCTCACACAAATCGGGAATGTTTCTTACCGTTTTccagctggtcctcctgctctgcagcatcttcgtcgtcctcctcctcttcctcctcctcctctttctgtgaCACAGCTggcagaacagagaggagatgTGACGAGCAGCACAGTCACCGCAAGACAGTTTGATGACGTTGCGTTCGGTGACTCACGCTTCTGGATGCTCTGAGGGATCAGCCCCGTCTTGTCTTTGATGGGCAGCAGGTGAATCACCTCCTTCTGCTCGATCCTCGCCATCTTCCGGGGAAGCTTCTCGTAGTCCTTTGTCACCTCCGACCCACGCTTCTTTCCACTGTGGACCGGCGcactgagcaacaacaaacaaacaaacaaacaaacaagcgcACCTCAGTGAGTCGAACGCGTCTGAACGAGATGCGTGTGTTTGTGGATGCAGCGTTACCATGACGACAGGTCTCTGGTGATGAAGGAGGCTCGTTGAGCCATGGAGCTCATCAGCTGCAGGTCGTCGTCCTCCAACATGTCCGTGGGCAACGACTCCAAGaaatcctcttcctcctcctcgtctgtgAGGCACAGAAAGACGATTTACTTTACTCCGTCCACGGATCAGAAGACTTAAGACCAGAAACCCTCAAAGATCAGAGACACGAAAGTGTCCTTCCTCTCACCGGGCCGGGGGCAGTATGTCTCCAGCGGGCGTGGCGGCAAGGCGGCGACGGCGCCCTTGACGGCCTGCCGCAGCCTCTTCTGCTCTTTGCGCTGCTTCTTGGCCGAGACGTTCTGCTTCAGCTGGCGGTTCTTCAGCTTGTTCTCCAGCTTCACGCCGCTCGTCTTCAGCAGACGGCGAAACGTCGGGCGCCGCTTCTTCGATCGCGGCTGCAGACGAAGACAAACACACGATTACCTCCATGTCTAAAGGTGCTGAGAGATTAAGTTTTATGCTGTGTTCAGGTAAACTGGGAATTTTCCAACATCAGTGGGAAGTCCCTCAGTCTCTAAATTCAAACATAATGCTGTGAACCCAACTGCTAAAATATCAAGTTCGAAAACTTTTGAGCTTTGTTATCTGATCATCACTTTTCAGCAACAAACAGCTGGTGTTAAAGGAGTCTGTCTCCATGAAAaccaacagaaaataaaacttaaagGGAATATAAAACAGGAAACTAAACTGCTTAATGAATCAGTGTTTTAATCATGTGAAACTCTAAGATGCTGTGTGACACTACTTCAATAAATATTTAGTCAGTTCGAGTGCAGGTCTGGAATCAGGAGTCTAGGTGTAGTTCGAAGATTGTTGGTTTAAAGAGTCCACATCTGGTTTAGTctggtctggagggtctgggtctggttcaaAGAGCCTGACAAAGAGAGTCTCTGGATCTGGTAGATTCTGGTTTAGAGAGTCCAGGTCTGGTTCTAAAGGTTTTCTTCCACAGAGAGTTGAAGATAAACATAAAAATCTGGAATGGGTTTTTATCTGAATTATAGATTtgttatttgtgtttcaggttTGTACAGATGTGGACTTTTAAAAGACTCCGGTACTGAACCGGTACTGGAGTTTTAACAGTTTCCAGACGCCGGTCTAAGGGCGACACTCACCGGACCCATGGCGGCGGTTCTCCGGGGCTCTCTGCTCACTCAGgccggacagcagcagctcctcgcgGCTGCAGCAGGTTCAAGGAGTCGGTGTGTTTCTGGAGCTGGTTCGGATCCCGCACGCGTGCTGAACGGGGACCCGGAAACAGTGAACGCAGCTGCCGCGGTTATGAGCAGAGCGCCCCCAGCGGCCGGAGGACTAATTACATCAatcctcaaaataaaagtttatcATATTTTACGCACCtaaaaaaccctcaaaaatgtaaatgtgtcatgttAAGACCCAGAGAACCAAAGTTTGTATACTTGGAGGCATAAACCTGGAGAAGtaattgaaaataaagaaaactacTTATTAAAATACTGAAATTAGTATTTCAGTATTAGTATCAGTAGTTTCAGTAGTATTTCAGTAGTTCTCAAATCCCAGTCTCAACAgacctaaaaaaaaaccaaaaaaaaaaaccatgtacACATATGAAAATGGCAAAATAAAAAACCATGTAATCCCCTGGCCTAGATATCTATATGACAATAACATTTAGCCTTATAACAAATGATTTATTACTTCCCGATTATGGACTGAAAGAATTCGTGcatttacatgggactttttttcctgtataaatttgaataaagcctaattctgctctaaaatgaccatgtaaattattaaaaaaactttGTCCAGAATTAAGTTTGAATCTGAATAGACCAGGCCgctttattctcctttggaagcagaattatatgtaaattaggcAATTTCAATCTGCGCATCCTCCGCCATGATGACCCGATGTTCCAAGATAGCGGCCCACGTCCCGCCTCATACGGGGACAATTTATTTAAGTGGCGTTTTAGAAGAGTTGGACATAACGAAATGAGTGGATCAACAGGCGTTAAACAACGCAGACACTTTCAAAGCTGCAACGTCAAAGTAATGGAGAAAGATAGATTAGAGTTGTAAGTACGTCACACCCGCCCcatgtccaatcagaacgctttgcAGACCCCGGCGTgacagaggatttaatccttcgtgtttctcatgtaaacatgaagacaatggaaaaaaaaaaggctgaatgactgtattcagaataaaccaattctgaattaaaaacacccatgtTACCACGCTCAACGAGGAAGTTTCTTTTGAGTTTAAAAGCTCTACAAATGCACAATTTCTTAAATTAGAGTGGACTCAACAGGCTTGTTTCtcgttttcattttatttttccaaacatgaaaaatattcTCTATAAAACTGAGCAACTTATCTTTATACACATTTACAGAATTCACAGTTAACACAAAGTCACAATCTTAACCAATCAGAGTGCAGCAggtcagtgggcggggctacacTCTAAAGCTCCGATTGTTTTCGGTTCAATACTAGTAAAAAAACATCCTTTTAGTGACATTCCAGTTGTTTTCCgggaagtgggcggggcctcatGCGTAGCCGCACTTGTGCAGCTTGAGGTTGCGCTGGTCTGAGTATCTTTTGCCGCACTTGTCGCAGATGAACTGCTTCCCGCCGGCGTGCACGTGCCTCTTGTGTGTGCTGAGGTGGCTGCCCTGGCTGAACGTGCGGCCGCACACGTCGCAGGCgtacggcttctcgccggtgtgcACGCGCATGTGCAGCTTCAGGCTGTTGGAGTTGTTGAACCGCTTGTCGCAGGAGTCGCACTCGAAGGGCTTCTCGCTGGAGTGCGTGCGCCCGTGGGAGATCAGgctgctctgctggctgaagGACTTGCCGCACTCGGCGCACCGGAAGGGCCGCTCGCCGGTGTGGATCCGCCGGTGGATCTTCAGGTTCACCGCCTGGCCGAAGCTCTTCCCGCACAGCTCGCAGGTGAAGGGCCGCGCGCCGCTGTGGACGCGCTGGTGGTTCTTCAGGTTGACGGCGTAGCGGAAGGTTTTGGGGCACTGGTCACACTTGAAGGGCCGCTGGCCGGTGTGGATGAGCTGGTGCGTCTTCAGCGTGACGGCGCGCGTGAAGCCCTTCCCGCACACGTTGCACATGAAGATCTTCCTGCcggtgtgcgtgtgcgcgtggcgctgcaggttctgcaggaggctgaagcggcggccaCAGACGTCGCAGCCGTACGGCTTCTCCCCGCTGTGCACCATCGCGTGCGTCTTCAGCTGCGCCTGCTTGAAGAAGCGCTTGCCGCAGTCCGGGCACTCGAACGGGCGCTCGCCGCTGTGCGTGCGCATGTGGCTCTGCATGGTCTGCCGCTGGCGGAAGGCCTGGCCGCAGACGGGGCAGGAAAACGGCCTCTCGCCCGTGTGGATCATGTAGTGCGACTTGAGGTTGCTCTGAGACGTGAAGGTTTTACCGCAGACCGAACAGGACAACAGCTTCCAGGAGCCGCCCTGCAGCTTCGAGTCCAACTCTGAGGAAACCTTCGGCGGCGGTGGCTGCTGGTCGGATGGCTGAGCCGCTTCCAGCCGAGCGCCTGAAAGAGAACACAGGAACAAGGTCACACTTGAGTTGAAAACCCTGAATACAAAGATCAGAGATTCAAATCAACAGTCAGAATATCCAGTATCAGAGCTATAAAGAAAAGATATATAAGAACAGATAAAGAGGCGATCTGGTGGAGGTGGTCGGTAGACTGAATGGCGTTACATTGACCCTGACTTATTGTAATTAGTTTGTTAGAAAATTAACAGCCAACCCATGAGCTGGTGGGGGTCAAGGGTTTTTCTCAGGGACACATAGTTGTGTCCTGTCAACTGCTGGGATCAAACCTGCAAATTCCCAATCCTAAGCCCACCTCTCTAGCCTGAGGCCACCACGGTCTGTTGTCCAAGCATTGCTGCACCAGAAATATCAACATCCACCtctaaaacttgaaaaaaaaaaaacccagacagacACGTTCAGGAACTCACGCTCAGCAATGGCTCCCAGGTTGATGTTTCCATGTTCGTCCTTGACGGTGACCGCCAGCACAAACGGTGCctcagctccctcttcctctAACTTAGTCTGCAGTGACACGAGGCGCCCGGAGGTCAGTGAAGGCACCACAGATACACAGGTGAGTCTGGGAGAAGTCTTACCCGAGAAAGTGAGTCTGTGTCTGTATTCTCAGCTCGGACACCATACGAGTGCTCAAGATCTGCAGACAAATACAAAGCAGTCTTTATACAACACGATCAAGAGATCCAGAGAGGCAGTGGCGGGGAAATACGTACCAACCCGTGTGTTGTTGAGGATGTTGAGGACGCTGGTCTGTGGTTGCTTCACACTCCGGGGAGCCTCACAGAGCAGCAGCGGCTGAACCTCGTCCACAATATTCAGGATCTTCCCCAGAGCCTCGTTTCCAAGAATCTCCATGACAGAGGCGaacagcacctgaacgcaccatcagagGTCAAAGATTACCGTCTCATCTTCCGTGACATTATATGTAGACATGGGACACTTCGAAATTCTCTGCCCCCGGGTCTGCTTCCCGTTACTTACCGTCGTCTCCTGCGGCTCCCTCCCCgggctgcctcctcctcctccgtcctccagcagcttctgcagctccGCCACCGCGGCGTGGACCAGAGACTCCATGACGGCGGCCAGCTGCGTGTGCAGCAGCCCGGCGGAGGCGCTCATCCCGCGGCGAAGGGCTGCCACGGCTCCACGGAGCGCCAGCAAGGACcagcaacaagaaaaacaacaacactccACACCGGGACGCCGCTGAACGGTGACCCGGAAACAGCGGACGCAGCTGCCGCTGTGGTGAGCACAGCGCCCCCCGCGGCCGGAGGACGAACTACTTATTGTAGAATAATAGTCATACAATTTTATTTGTTCAACATATATTTTAAATCTTGGCTATTATACGGTTTTCAAAAACATAACTTTGTCCGAGACTAAATTAAAAAGTATGCAATCCCCTTAGATAGCTAAAGGTTAATAAAAAGCAATTTGTTTATTCTTCTTATGCTCTGTATTCACAGTACATTCCAATGCTGACTGAAAGACAGTGAGCAAGTTTGTTCTTTTGAGTTTTAATGATCTACAAATGTGCCATTTCTTCAGATTCGAGTGAACTCAACtgcagtgtgtatttttttatttttatttattttttttttacatttaatttccaaaacatttaaaatattgtttGATAATTCTGCGACCCTGAGAAGGACAAGCggcatagaaaatggatggatggaaattcAACAAGTTAACTTAATATACATCTAAAAGGAAAGTTAACAGTTAAAGTCACAACCTTAACTAATCAGAAGGCAGCAAGTCAGTGGGCAGGGCCTAATAGTGCAGGTGCTCATCAGCTGGGGGGTTGTGGAGTACAAGTTCCACCCAGTATGACTGAGCTCTGATTGGGTGAAAAGGTCCAACACCTTGAGTCAAATACTATCTAACAAACGAAATCATTCTTTTAATCACATTCCGTTTGTTTTCCaggaagtgggcggagcctcgcTGTGGATCACACGTAGCCGCACTTGTGCAGCTTTGTGTTGGTCCGAGCATCTCTTGTCGCATTTGTCACCGATGAACTGTTTACCACCTGAAACCGCTTGTCTCTGTTTCAGTGCACAGTCGCTCAAACCAGAGCCGCACAGCTTCCGTCTGGGTTGAGGCGCATGTGCAGCTTCAGTCTGTTGGGGTTGTTGAACTCCCTGTTGCAGGAGTTGCACTTGAAGGGCGTCTCGTTGGAGTGTGTGTAACCGTGATTGACCAGGCTGCGCCGCCGGCTGAAGGTCTTGCCGCACTCGTCGCACTGGAAGGGCCGCTCGCCGGTGTGGACGAGCTGGTGGCTCTTCAGCTTGGTGGCGTAGCGGAAGGCTTTGGGGCACTGGTCGCACTGGAAGGGCCGCAGGCCGGTGTGGATGAACTGGTGAATCTTCAGCGTGCTGGCGCGCGTGAAGCTCTTCCCGCACTCGTCGCACGGAAAGTCCCTCCTGCCGGTGTGAGTTTCGGCGTGGCGCTGCAGACCCTGCTGCACGCTGAAGCAGCGGCCGCACACGTCGCAGCGGTACGGCTTCTCCCCGGTGTGCACCATCCAGTGCGTCTTCAGATGCGCCTGCTTGACGAAGCGCTTGCCGCACTCCGGGCACTGAAACCGGCGCTCGCCGCAGTGCGTGTGTATGTGGACCTGCATGGTCTGCCGCTGGCGGAAGGCCTGGCTGCAGATGGGGCAGGAAAACGGCCGCTCGCCCGTGTGGACCGTGTGGTGCGAGTTCAGCTTGCTCTGACACGTGAAGGATTTACCGCAGACCGAACACTCCGACAGCTTCCAGGGGTCGCCATGCTGCTTCGAGTGCGACGCCGCTGAAACCTTCGATGGCGGCTGAGCGCCTCCTGAAAGAGAACCAAGTCACTCTGGAGCCTGACCGTCAAACACTGAGTAATAGAGACGGAAATAGATCCAGTGTCAGAGtctggagaggacagactcatgtggtgcgttcagggactcACGCTCAGCGATTGCTCCCAGGTTGATTTCTCCATGTTGGTCATTGACTTGTATCTGCAGTTACACAAGGCACGCAGAGGTCAGTGAACGCACTACAGATACACAGGTGAGTAGCGATgaggcctcatgaaccactgcctttattttctgaagccaagt
This genomic window contains:
- the LOC115393587 gene encoding nucleolar complex protein 3 homolog, whose protein sequence is MGPPRSKKRRPTFRRLLKTSGVKLENKLKNRQLKQNVSAKKQRKEQKRLRQAVKGAVAALPPRPLETYCPRPDEEEEEDFLESLPTDMLEDDDLQLMSSMAQRASFITRDLSSCAPVHSGKKRGSEVTKDYEKLPRKMARIEQKEVIHLLPIKDKTGLIPQSIQKPVSQKEEEEEEEEDDEDAAEQEDQLENEGAAESMEGLTAEEREQRRAQKIQEKKLRIAALGSAVISDPISNVKRVKELRGMLMEADPSVAVTVRKLVMVSLMEIFKDVAPTYRIRPLTEDEKTTKVKKETQQLREFEEILVSQYKFYLEDLEQIIKDWKQQKKKRRQAVNLQSYGGLAAVAVRCLTELLLALPHFNFHNNIIVLLVPLMNDADRQVSDMCCDAFRKLFVQDKLGAASLATVRVISGLVKSLSYSVRPEVLQTLLSLRIREVKKDIEATKPTKKFMNYQEKKKNLSRMQRKWKKAEEKLDKELLEAEASENKEHKLKLHTETLNMVFLVYFRILKKAHRSALLPAVLEGLANFAHLINLEFFDDLLNVLQNLIQSGDLSNQESLHCIQTVFTILSGQGDVLNIDPLTFYQHLYRMLPRLHAGASNDDVIIVLRCLDTMLTRRKKQVTLQRAMAFVKRLSTLSLHLLPDASVGILAATRAALHSFPKCDFLLDNEIQGSGFYLPELDDPEHCNAQNTALWELHTLQRHYHPVVRLFAAHLSRGAPSEGSAALNVELSRRAPVELFRDYSLKDMTFNPPVDKPPTKKKDHFVVGDSLLDAELQKHIDKVLHTHTQTQL
- the LOC115393709 gene encoding zinc finger protein 224-like, with protein sequence MSAAPPAPPRVPLLVVPAKLMPNEVGAFLTLDDRDMHITVQRGRSLPELIRCTTCCSSYHCPFCSTAMFQPHKMSKVRTHLNSHFKRAVLHEGYTIHRCGLSCRPKWHYHCVYCQSTLARKSDFIKHLSLCKKKHLTPDPSSPTPAPAVTPTSDPAAVSGRRRTAASAAPLHTQLAVVVESLVQAAVAELQRLLEDGGGGGPGRESQESQETVVLFASVMEILGNKALGKILNIMDEVQPLLQCEAPQSVKRKLTSSLNNTQSDLEHSYGVPDEDTDADSPSPIQVNDQHGEINLGAIAERGAQPPSKVSAASHSKQHGDPWKLSECSVCGKSFTCQSKLNSHHTVHTGERPFSCPICSQAFRQRQTMQVHIHTHCGERRFQCPECGKRFVKQAHLKTHWMVHTGEKPYRCDVCGRCFSVQQGLQRHAETHTGRRDFPCDECGKSFTRASTLKIHQFIHTGLRPFQCDQCPKAFRYATKLKSHQLVHTGERPFQCDECGKTFSRRRSLVNHGYTHSNETPFKCNSCNREFNNPNRLKLHMRLNPDGSCAALRRPGVECCCFSCCWSLLALRGAVAALRRGMSASAGLLHTQLAAVMESLVHAAVAELQKLLEDGGGGGSPGREPQETTVLFASVMEILGNEALGKILNIVDEVQPLLLCEAPRSVKQPQTSVLNILNNTRVDLEHSYGVRAENTDTDSLSRTKLEEEGAEAPFVLAVTVKDEHGNINLGAIAERARLEAAQPSDQQPPPPKVSSELDSKLQGGSWKLLSCSVCGKTFTSQSNLKSHYMIHTGERPFSCPVCGQAFRQRQTMQSHMRTHSGERPFECPDCGKRFFKQAQLKTHAMVHSGEKPYGCDVCGRRFSLLQNLQRHAHTHTGRKIFMCNVCGKGFTRAVTLKTHQLIHTGQRPFKCDQCPKTFRYAVNLKNHQRVHSGARPFTCELCGKSFGQAVNLKIHRRIHTGERPFRCAECGKSFSQQSSLISHGRTHSSEKPFECDSCDKRFNNSNSLKLHMRVHTGEKPYACDVCGRTFSQGSHLSTHKRHVHAGGKQFICDKCGKRYSDQRNLKLHKCGYA